A single genomic interval of Candidatus Anaeroferrophillus wilburensis harbors:
- a CDS encoding transporter substrate-binding domain-containing protein, with translation MRRIFANHAIRNYLLTLLTAGILLGYGSKAVAIELTPAERHYLNDAGTITFISQSTYPPFEFIAEGGKITGMCIELVHWMAAEFGFKARFLDADFKTAQENILSGNADVLTSFFYSEQRDRIFDFTTVMFEIPASIFVVAERTDIRSLEHLQGKTIAMQAGDYAQEFLEHQGIECRYIYTKNFAEATHLVTAGQADALVGDEQIVWYHIYTNQLTERIKKVGEPLYVGQNCMGIKDGNLILLGILNKGIAHAKEQGILNNITQKWLGLHAAQSMQWRRYLPHIVAVAALFLLILFGFWVWNIRLRHLVGVRTAALSSSENLLRTILGASPVGIDLIRNQRELGWHNRAMARMLGYGEGELEGKNVAVLYPDKQQLRAAGRSIQQTTQSGMGSPIENSWQRKDGTIFDCRFRYVPLPSDDKGDRLAIVTATDISEQKQAELALKQSERRLRAILEANPDPMVVYDHEGIPTYLNPAFSRVFGWQLYELKGRTIPFVPDDQQQITKAKIEDLLNHGQSLGFETRRYTKQGNLLEVLVSAATIKDSASEQVSEIVVNITDLTDAKRLKKRLHQAEKMEVVGTLAGGIAHDFNNILTAIIGFSELGQQKAEHGKPSLREHKQVLVAADRVRKLVKQLLTFSRQTEPKMATLNLSQEVKQAVTMVERVIPRMVSLHAELADEVKTVRGDGNQMNQILLNLCLNAADAMPNGGEIHIEVKNYHVAHAYCAACGEPFCGDYVLLQVTDSGEGMDEQTMQNLFDPFFTTKEAGKVVSIIFRFFLGSTLRLLFMCQVWIRMS, from the coding sequence ATGAGAAGGATCTTCGCCAACCATGCCATCAGAAACTATCTGCTGACGTTACTGACTGCCGGCATTCTGCTTGGTTATGGCAGTAAAGCTGTTGCCATTGAGCTGACCCCAGCCGAACGGCACTATCTGAATGATGCAGGAACCATTACTTTCATCAGCCAATCCACCTACCCGCCTTTTGAATTTATCGCTGAAGGCGGCAAGATAACCGGCATGTGCATTGAACTGGTGCACTGGATGGCCGCTGAATTCGGCTTCAAGGCCAGATTTCTGGATGCTGACTTCAAAACGGCCCAGGAGAATATTCTCTCTGGCAATGCTGATGTCCTCACCAGCTTTTTCTACAGCGAACAGCGAGACCGCATTTTCGATTTTACCACGGTCATGTTTGAAATCCCGGCCTCCATCTTCGTGGTTGCCGAACGAACGGATATTCGCTCTCTAGAGCACCTACAGGGTAAGACCATCGCCATGCAGGCCGGGGATTATGCCCAGGAATTTCTCGAACATCAAGGTATTGAATGCCGCTATATATACACCAAGAATTTCGCTGAAGCCACCCACTTGGTGACTGCCGGCCAGGCGGATGCCCTCGTCGGTGATGAGCAGATTGTCTGGTATCATATCTATACCAATCAGCTTACCGAAAGAATCAAAAAGGTGGGAGAACCCCTGTATGTCGGGCAAAACTGCATGGGTATCAAGGATGGCAACCTGATACTGTTGGGCATCCTCAACAAGGGAATCGCCCACGCCAAGGAACAGGGCATCCTCAACAACATCACGCAAAAATGGTTGGGACTGCATGCTGCTCAGAGCATGCAGTGGCGACGCTACCTGCCCCATATTGTGGCGGTTGCAGCCCTGTTTTTGCTGATACTGTTTGGTTTTTGGGTCTGGAATATCCGGCTCCGCCATCTGGTTGGCGTGCGAACCGCTGCTCTATCCAGCTCCGAAAACCTGCTGCGCACCATCCTGGGTGCATCGCCAGTCGGAATCGACCTGATCCGCAACCAGCGGGAACTTGGATGGCATAACCGGGCAATGGCCCGCATGCTGGGCTATGGAGAGGGGGAGTTGGAAGGCAAAAATGTGGCGGTCCTCTACCCCGACAAGCAACAGCTGCGCGCCGCCGGCCGTTCGATACAGCAGACCACCCAATCAGGCATGGGCAGCCCCATTGAAAACAGCTGGCAACGGAAGGACGGTACGATTTTCGACTGCCGGTTCAGGTATGTGCCGCTGCCCAGTGATGACAAAGGTGATCGATTGGCAATTGTGACGGCCACCGATATCAGTGAACAGAAACAGGCTGAACTGGCACTCAAACAGAGTGAACGCCGTCTGCGGGCCATTCTGGAGGCCAACCCTGATCCCATGGTCGTCTATGATCATGAGGGCATCCCGACCTATCTGAATCCTGCTTTCAGCAGGGTTTTCGGGTGGCAGCTCTACGAGCTCAAAGGACGAACGATCCCCTTCGTCCCTGATGATCAGCAGCAGATAACCAAAGCCAAGATTGAAGATTTGCTCAACCACGGTCAGTCGCTCGGTTTTGAAACCAGGCGATACACCAAACAGGGAAATCTGCTGGAAGTGCTGGTCAGCGCGGCAACCATCAAGGATTCTGCCTCCGAGCAGGTAAGCGAAATAGTGGTGAACATAACGGATCTGACCGATGCCAAACGGCTGAAAAAAAGGCTGCACCAAGCCGAGAAAATGGAGGTGGTAGGTACGCTGGCAGGCGGCATTGCCCATGATTTCAATAATATTCTCACCGCTATTATCGGCTTTTCTGAGCTGGGCCAACAGAAAGCTGAACATGGCAAGCCGAGTCTCAGAGAACACAAGCAGGTTCTGGTGGCTGCCGACCGGGTACGGAAGCTGGTGAAGCAGTTGCTCACCTTCAGCCGGCAGACGGAACCAAAAATGGCAACACTTAACCTCAGCCAAGAGGTTAAGCAAGCGGTAACTATGGTTGAAAGAGTCATTCCCAGAATGGTCAGTCTTCATGCGGAGCTTGCCGATGAAGTAAAAACGGTCAGAGGTGACGGGAATCAAATGAATCAGATACTCCTGAACCTATGCTTAAATGCCGCCGACGCCATGCCCAATGGCGGTGAAATTCATATCGAGGTAAAGAATTATCACGTTGCCCATGCGTACTGTGCCGCCTGCGGCGAACCATTCTGTGGTGACTATGTCCTGTTGCAGGTAACAGACTCCGGAGAAGGAATGGATGAACAAACCATGCAGAATCTTTTTGACCCCTTTTTCACCACCAAGGAAGCGGGCAAGGTTGTGTCAATAATCTTTCGCTTTTTTCTTGGCAGTACCCTGAGGTTGCTGTTTATGTGTCAGGTATGGATCAGGATGTCTG
- a CDS encoding NAD-dependent epimerase — protein sequence MKILVTGAAGFIGFHYSKRLLDAGYRVVGLDNLNPYYDVQLKHDRLAILQGYDAFTFVNLDLADQDGMAALFAEQNFSHVVNLAAQAGVRYSLENPRSYVDSNLVGFLNILEGCRHHHIRHLIYASSSSVYGLNTLMPFSVHHNVDHPVSLYAASKKANELMAHTYSHLYGLSTTGLRFFTVYGPWGRPDMALFLFTRAILADEPIKVFNHGRMRRDFTYVDDIVEGMFRLLDHLPAPNPEWDGRQPDAGSSPAPYRLYNIGNNNPVELMTFIETIESALGKTAEKQLLPLQPGDVPATYADVDDLQQAVGFRPSTPLTEGVEKFIVWYRSYYH from the coding sequence ATGAAGATTCTGGTTACTGGTGCTGCCGGATTTATTGGTTTTCATTACAGTAAACGGTTATTGGATGCCGGCTACCGGGTTGTTGGTCTGGACAACCTCAATCCCTACTATGATGTGCAGCTGAAGCACGACCGGCTGGCCATTCTGCAGGGGTATGATGCTTTTACGTTCGTCAATCTTGATCTGGCCGATCAGGATGGCATGGCAGCATTGTTTGCCGAGCAAAATTTTTCCCATGTGGTGAACCTGGCGGCCCAAGCGGGGGTCCGCTACAGTCTGGAAAATCCCCGTTCCTATGTTGACAGCAATCTGGTGGGCTTTCTCAATATTCTTGAAGGTTGCCGTCACCACCATATCAGGCATCTTATCTATGCCTCCTCCAGTTCCGTCTATGGGCTCAATACCCTGATGCCCTTCTCCGTTCATCATAATGTCGATCATCCCGTCAGCCTCTATGCCGCCAGCAAGAAGGCCAACGAGCTGATGGCCCATACTTATAGCCATCTCTACGGGTTGTCGACCACCGGCCTGCGCTTTTTCACCGTTTATGGTCCCTGGGGGCGACCGGACATGGCATTGTTCCTTTTTACCCGGGCTATTCTGGCCGACGAGCCGATCAAGGTATTTAATCATGGCAGGATGCGGCGTGATTTTACCTATGTTGATGATATTGTCGAGGGAATGTTCCGGTTGCTGGACCACCTGCCGGCGCCCAATCCTGAATGGGATGGGAGACAGCCTGATGCCGGCAGCAGCCCGGCGCCGTATCGGTTGTATAATATTGGCAATAATAATCCCGTTGAGTTGATGACCTTTATTGAAACCATTGAATCCGCCCTGGGAAAAACGGCTGAAAAGCAGCTGCTGCCCCTGCAGCCCGGCGATGTGCCGGCCACCTATGCTGATGTCGATGATCTCCAGCAGGCAGTGGGTTTTCGCCCGAGCACGCCGCTGACGGAGGGGGTGGAAAAATTTATTGTCTGGTATCGCAGCTATTATCATTAA